Proteins encoded within one genomic window of Armatimonadota bacterium:
- a CDS encoding STAS domain-containing protein, with protein MRNTVDMPLNFQIESENALLRINLSGEMTYEFLQDASQKILNVVKDQKGPVLLDLSGVTYISEDGLALLVSLYRDAVGRGATIYLEGAKDAVADRIKRCGIDQFLKPRPSH; from the coding sequence GTGAGGAATACAGTAGATATGCCTTTAAACTTTCAAATAGAAAGCGAAAACGCCCTGCTTCGAATTAATCTCTCGGGCGAAATGACATATGAGTTCCTGCAAGACGCGAGTCAAAAGATTTTAAACGTCGTCAAAGATCAAAAGGGCCCTGTCTTGTTGGATCTCAGCGGCGTAACATATATTTCCGAAGACGGATTGGCTCTGCTTGTCTCTTTATATCGTGATGCAGTAGGCCGAGGAGCAACAATTTATCTCGAAGGCGCAAAAGATGCGGTTGCAGACCGAATCAAACGCTGTGGGATTGACCAATTCCTCAAGCCAAGACCTTCTCACTGA
- a CDS encoding phosphoribosyltransferase: MENEFFEDRVDAGRKLAEHLLNYKDKGAVVLAIARGGAPVGLEVAKRVHALFDVIVPRKIPIPWNPEAGFGAITEDGTIVLNQRMVRSLRLTPEEIEEAANEVRKEIIRRAEAFRGGKPPLEIEGKPVILVDDGLASGYTMLAAIESARKHGPSAVIVAVPVASGGAVRLVQPKADDFVALIISERLPFAVADFYLRWTDLTDEEVIACLKEAEELGLRGEAATRKATS, translated from the coding sequence ATGGAAAATGAGTTTTTCGAGGACAGAGTAGACGCCGGCCGCAAACTTGCAGAACATCTCCTAAATTACAAAGACAAGGGTGCTGTAGTTCTGGCAATAGCCCGTGGTGGGGCGCCCGTTGGTCTAGAAGTAGCAAAACGCGTACATGCGCTGTTTGACGTGATTGTCCCCCGAAAGATTCCAATCCCCTGGAATCCAGAAGCTGGCTTCGGCGCAATAACCGAAGATGGGACAATCGTGCTAAACCAAAGAATGGTTCGAAGCCTTCGCCTAACCCCAGAAGAGATTGAGGAAGCTGCAAACGAAGTACGCAAGGAAATTATTCGACGTGCGGAAGCTTTTAGGGGAGGCAAACCACCCTTAGAAATTGAAGGAAAACCCGTTATTCTCGTCGACGACGGATTAGCATCTGGCTACACCATGCTTGCAGCGATTGAATCGGCCAGAAAACATGGCCCATCCGCAGTTATCGTCGCTGTGCCAGTCGCATCGGGAGGTGCAGTGCGTCTCGTCCAGCCAAAAGCAGACGATTTTGTGGCACTAATCATAAGCGAGAGGCTGCCGTTCGCTGTAGCAGACTTCTATCTCCGCTGGACGGACCTAACCGACGAAGAGGTGATCGCCTGTTTGAAGGAAGCGGAAGAGCTTGGATTAAGGGGTGAAGCGGCCACCCGCAAAGCAACAAGCTGA
- a CDS encoding AEC family transporter: protein MSATGTVLSIFLLLSVGYGAKKVKLLRDQDADLLNTVVVYITLPAFIFDAIYSYRQPIPLSIAKVPIIGFAMILVVLGIAYVVGRAMGLDRPTLGGMIIASGFGNTGFLGYPLVQAAFREKAALVTAALYDELAMALPLYTLGALIAAGFAGRRVDREQLLRVFTLPSMLSIPIALIIRPISLPNPLLEAVRYLAAGTVPLVMISLGLSLSGRSLRGLALPVAVTCVLKLVALPVITYYAARSGGLSGVMHQVTVVEAGMPSAIMTCVIASKFGANARFVAGVIFLTTLLSIASIPLMLYLLNVR, encoded by the coding sequence GTGAGCGCAACCGGAACAGTTTTATCTATTTTTCTTCTCCTTTCCGTTGGGTACGGAGCGAAGAAGGTTAAACTTCTTCGAGATCAAGATGCTGACTTGCTAAACACTGTGGTAGTCTACATTACCCTTCCTGCCTTCATCTTTGATGCTATATATAGCTACCGCCAGCCAATTCCCTTATCCATCGCAAAGGTTCCTATCATAGGCTTTGCCATGATTCTTGTTGTCCTTGGGATTGCATACGTTGTTGGGCGGGCAATGGGACTTGACCGTCCGACGCTTGGGGGAATGATCATTGCAAGTGGCTTCGGAAATACAGGCTTTTTGGGCTACCCACTGGTTCAGGCCGCTTTTAGAGAGAAAGCTGCTCTTGTGACCGCCGCACTTTATGATGAGCTTGCCATGGCACTGCCACTTTATACCCTCGGTGCGTTAATTGCTGCTGGATTTGCGGGAAGGCGGGTAGACCGGGAACAGCTGCTGAGAGTTTTTACGCTTCCTTCCATGCTTTCTATTCCCATAGCGCTAATCATTAGGCCAATCTCGCTTCCAAATCCGTTGCTAGAAGCAGTCAGGTATCTTGCCGCAGGTACGGTTCCACTGGTCATGATTTCTCTGGGATTATCGCTTAGTGGAAGATCTTTGAGGGGGTTAGCTTTGCCTGTGGCGGTGACCTGCGTCTTAAAGTTAGTAGCACTGCCAGTCATCACCTATTATGCCGCAAGAAGTGGTGGCTTGAGTGGGGTGATGCACCAGGTTACAGTTGTCGAAGCTGGAATGCCAAGCGCGATAATGACCTGCGTGATTGCTTCAAAATTTGGCGCAAATGCTCGTTTTGTAGCAGGTGTAATATTCTTGACAACGCTTCTAAGCATTGCCTCTATTCCGCTTATGCTTTATTTACTTAATGTGCGGTAG
- a CDS encoding ATP-dependent Clp protease proteolytic subunit, with translation MDIFFSLIWLFFILSALVPLFKQRRIQLERYRLIRQLEKERKSRVITLIHRQEALSILGIPIVRYVTVEDSEQVLRAIRLTPPDLPIDLVVHTPGGLLLAAEQIAMALKRHKAKVTVFVPHYAMSGGTLIALAADEIVMDPNAVLGPVDPQLQEYPASSILEAVKIKDKNELEDKTLILADIARKAIHQVRESVYCLLKENMDEEKARQLARVLSEGTWTHDYPISVTEARELGLPVSEELPETIYYLMELYPQPVQRRPSVEYIPVPYRRESEPPHGK, from the coding sequence ATGGACATCTTTTTCTCTTTGATTTGGCTATTCTTTATACTTTCGGCGCTTGTGCCGCTCTTTAAGCAACGAAGAATCCAGTTGGAGCGCTACCGGTTAATCCGCCAACTTGAGAAGGAGCGCAAATCTCGTGTTATCACACTAATCCACCGCCAAGAAGCGTTAAGCATCCTCGGAATCCCCATAGTACGATATGTAACCGTCGAGGATTCCGAGCAAGTTCTTAGGGCAATACGGCTAACTCCACCCGACCTGCCAATTGACCTTGTAGTTCATACGCCCGGCGGATTACTCCTTGCCGCCGAGCAAATTGCAATGGCACTCAAACGTCACAAGGCAAAGGTTACTGTCTTTGTTCCACACTATGCTATGTCTGGCGGAACTCTTATCGCGCTGGCGGCAGATGAGATAGTTATGGACCCAAATGCCGTCCTAGGCCCAGTTGACCCACAACTCCAGGAGTATCCGGCTTCTTCAATCCTTGAGGCCGTCAAAATTAAAGATAAGAACGAGCTTGAGGACAAGACCCTGATACTCGCCGACATCGCCAGAAAAGCAATTCATCAAGTGAGAGAATCCGTCTACTGTTTATTAAAAGAGAACATGGACGAAGAAAAAGCTCGTCAATTAGCACGGGTGCTCAGCGAGGGTACATGGACACATGATTATCCTATTAGCGTTACAGAAGCTCGTGAACTAGGATTGCCTGTTAGCGAGGAATTGCCCGAGACCATCTACTATCTTATGGAGTTATATCCCCAGCCGGTCCAGCGAAGACCATCCGTTGAGTATATACCAGTTCCTTATCGAAGAGAGTCGGAGCCACCGCATGGAAAATGA
- the thiD gene encoding bifunctional hydroxymethylpyrimidine kinase/phosphomethylpyrimidine kinase, whose product MDERIPRVLTIAGSDSSAGAGIQLDLKVFNRLGAYGMTVVTAVTAQNTLGIQKIAKVAPRIVAAQIDSVTRDIGVDACKIGMLFSSQTIGVVAKRIRRRNIPNVVVDPLIAAKDGTALIATKGVERLKRELIPLALVVTPNVKEAEILSGITVETLADLKAAAVEIYKMGCQYVLAKGGHLKGEPVDIIFDGSNFVELSGVRLAGPPVHGTGCAFSAALAARIAMGDDVLTAAQFAKNFVFELISSAVKVGKGNLLIR is encoded by the coding sequence ATGGACGAAAGAATTCCTAGGGTTTTAACAATTGCTGGGTCGGATTCGAGCGCAGGGGCGGGAATACAGCTCGACCTTAAGGTGTTTAATCGTCTTGGTGCGTATGGCATGACTGTGGTTACAGCCGTGACTGCGCAAAACACGCTAGGTATTCAAAAAATTGCGAAGGTCGCGCCTCGCATTGTGGCCGCCCAAATTGATTCGGTTACTCGCGATATAGGTGTTGATGCTTGCAAAATAGGAATGTTATTTAGCAGTCAAACTATTGGCGTTGTTGCAAAGCGAATTCGCAGGAGAAATATTCCGAATGTAGTTGTTGACCCGCTGATTGCTGCAAAGGACGGAACGGCGCTTATAGCCACCAAAGGGGTAGAGCGTTTAAAGCGGGAGCTCATCCCACTTGCCCTTGTTGTTACGCCAAACGTCAAGGAGGCGGAGATACTCTCAGGGATAACAGTTGAAACTCTAGCTGATTTGAAGGCAGCGGCAGTGGAGATATACAAAATGGGTTGCCAATATGTGCTCGCTAAAGGTGGGCATCTAAAGGGAGAGCCGGTTGACATCATTTTTGATGGCAGCAATTTTGTGGAGCTTTCTGGCGTTCGTTTGGCAGGGCCCCCAGTTCACGGGACGGGTTGCGCGTTCTCCGCGGCATTGGCGGCAAGGATTGCCATGGGAGATGATGTATTGACGGCTGCCCAATTTGCGAAAAATTTTGTTTTCGAACTAATTAGTTCAGCTGTGAAGGTAGGAAAAGGGAACTTACTGATTAGGTAA
- a CDS encoding MBL fold metallo-hydrolase → MIAGVVIKWLGHACFLVTALAGTNIVFDPFGEGLGYKVPRVKADVVFVSHSHFDHNAINVLKGSPKVIGPLEGKAHDSGKLKIGKSFISYKSILTDHDPSGGRQRGKNTVRVIELEGVRICHLGDLGHLLTSEQVKEIGKVDVLMIPVGSVYTIDGDQAKKVVAQLKPKIVVPMHFKTPDLKLNLETADEFLRGWKNIEHKEKIQITKGSLPKETTVVMLKY, encoded by the coding sequence ATGATTGCAGGAGTTGTGATTAAATGGTTGGGGCACGCATGTTTCTTGGTTACTGCATTGGCAGGAACGAACATTGTATTTGATCCTTTTGGTGAGGGTTTGGGTTATAAAGTGCCCAGGGTAAAAGCTGACGTTGTGTTTGTAAGCCACAGTCATTTTGACCACAATGCTATAAACGTGCTTAAAGGTAGTCCCAAAGTAATAGGTCCTCTAGAAGGCAAAGCTCACGACTCTGGCAAGCTCAAAATTGGTAAGAGTTTTATTTCCTACAAATCAATCCTAACAGACCACGACCCGTCGGGTGGGCGGCAGCGCGGCAAGAATACTGTGCGCGTAATTGAGCTTGAAGGTGTAAGAATTTGCCACCTTGGTGACCTGGGGCATTTGCTGACTTCCGAGCAAGTGAAGGAAATTGGGAAAGTGGATGTGTTGATGATTCCGGTTGGCTCTGTGTACACGATTGACGGCGATCAGGCAAAAAAGGTTGTTGCCCAGCTTAAGCCTAAGATAGTCGTACCCATGCATTTCAAAACGCCAGACCTGAAGCTCAACCTTGAAACCGCGGATGAATTTCTTAGGGGTTGGAAAAATATCGAGCACAAGGAAAAGATTCAAATAACAAAAGGGTCGCTTCCAAAGGAGACCACCGTAGTAATGTTGAAGTACTAA
- a CDS encoding phosphoglycolate/pyridoxal phosphate family phosphatase yields MRLRTFVFDLDGVIYRGEQLLPGVAETIETLRRFGHQVYFFTNNSTKTREQYVDKLHRMGILVDKAQIMTSGYATSLYFCEHGAKGKSVYLIGEPGLRQVLIEAGMRIVENIPEEKADYVVVGWDKGFNYEKITKALWAIRGGAEFIATNRDATYPLEGGQVVPGAGAMVAAVEAATGVTPRVIGKPETYAVRKLFEVAGASLEDSVIVGDRLDTDILVGKRLGITTILVLTGISTEKDVEVAPKEIKPDFVVKTLPEILGLFLGNAVRAEAKACSVLDDKQ; encoded by the coding sequence TTGCGTCTACGTACATTTGTTTTCGACCTCGACGGTGTTATCTACCGCGGCGAGCAACTCCTACCTGGGGTGGCGGAGACCATCGAAACTTTGAGGCGGTTTGGCCACCAGGTATACTTCTTCACCAACAATTCCACTAAGACCCGGGAGCAGTATGTTGACAAGCTCCATCGCATGGGCATCCTGGTTGATAAAGCGCAAATAATGACGTCAGGGTACGCAACTTCCCTATATTTTTGCGAGCATGGCGCAAAGGGCAAATCAGTTTATTTAATTGGTGAGCCAGGACTCCGACAGGTTCTAATCGAAGCTGGCATGCGTATTGTGGAGAACATACCTGAAGAGAAAGCCGACTATGTTGTGGTAGGTTGGGACAAAGGATTTAACTACGAAAAGATTACGAAAGCACTTTGGGCAATACGAGGTGGCGCTGAGTTTATTGCAACTAATAGGGATGCAACCTACCCACTAGAAGGAGGGCAGGTTGTCCCTGGCGCGGGAGCAATGGTTGCGGCAGTGGAGGCAGCGACCGGGGTCACCCCCCGAGTAATTGGAAAGCCGGAGACGTATGCAGTGCGAAAGCTTTTCGAAGTTGCTGGCGCTTCTCTTGAGGATAGCGTCATTGTTGGAGATAGGCTTGATACAGATATCCTTGTTGGAAAAAGGCTTGGCATTACGACCATCTTAGTTCTTACAGGCATATCGACTGAGAAAGACGTAGAGGTAGCACCGAAAGAGATAAAGCCTGACTTTGTAGTAAAGACACTTCCTGAAATCTTAGGTCTTTTTCTTGGCAACGCAGTGAGGGCAGAAGCTAAAGCTTGTAGTGTCCTGGATGATAAACAATAA
- a CDS encoding YHS domain-containing protein, with translation MVRDPVCGEDLEDVEYPEVEEYKGRYYYFGALECAQEFRRNPEKYVAGREEELGVPIPEYARKD, from the coding sequence ATGGTGCGCGATCCCGTTTGTGGTGAAGATCTCGAAGATGTGGAGTACCCTGAAGTTGAGGAATATAAGGGTCGTTATTATTACTTTGGTGCGCTTGAGTGCGCACAAGAATTTCGGCGAAATCCTGAGAAATACGTCGCCGGCCGCGAAGAAGAGCTAGGAGTGCCGATACCAGAGTACGCAAGGAAGGATTAA
- a CDS encoding phosphoribosyltransferase — MIFEDRVDAGRQLAEALEHYKGQDVIVLAVPRGGVVVGYEVARALNAPLDVVIPRKIGAPGQPELAIGAVAIDEKPFLDHQMIHLLGVSQEYIEAEVRRQKEEIERRRKIYRGDRPFPELKDKTVILVDDGIATGYTMMAAIHAIRRMHPSKLILAVPVAPPEAVSRLRPLVDELIVLETPEPFFSVGSWYEQFEQTTDEEVIELLKKAETEHAASLQPPS; from the coding sequence ATGATATTCGAAGACCGTGTAGATGCAGGCAGGCAGCTTGCGGAGGCATTAGAACATTATAAGGGCCAAGATGTCATTGTTCTTGCGGTTCCCCGTGGCGGCGTTGTCGTTGGCTATGAAGTTGCCCGTGCCCTCAATGCACCACTTGATGTGGTCATCCCAAGGAAGATTGGCGCCCCAGGACAACCTGAGCTTGCAATTGGCGCAGTTGCTATTGATGAGAAGCCTTTCCTCGACCACCAAATGATCCACCTCCTTGGCGTTTCCCAAGAGTACATAGAGGCTGAAGTTCGCCGTCAAAAAGAGGAGATCGAGCGCAGGCGAAAGATATACAGGGGTGACCGTCCATTCCCTGAGCTCAAAGACAAGACGGTTATCCTTGTGGACGATGGGATTGCAACCGGCTACACGATGATGGCAGCCATCCATGCAATCAGACGCATGCATCCTAGCAAGCTAATCCTAGCCGTTCCAGTCGCCCCTCCCGAGGCAGTCTCGCGGCTCAGACCTTTAGTCGACGAATTAATAGTACTTGAAACCCCCGAGCCCTTCTTCTCAGTCGGATCTTGGTATGAACAGTTCGAGCAGACGACCGACGAGGAAGTCATCGAACTGTTAAAGAAAGCAGAAACAGAGCATGCTGCTTCACTGCAACCACCCAGTTAA
- a CDS encoding CTP synthase produces the protein MIKYIFVTGGVVSSIGKGITAASLGRLLKNRGFKVTMQKIDPYINVDAGTMNPFQHGEVFVTNDGAETDLDLGHYERFVDVDLTRESNVTTGSIYNAVIQKERRGDYLGATVQVIPHITDEIKERIRNAPLEAGADVAVVELGGTVGDIEGQPFLEAIRQFKKDAGPENVLYIHVTLIPFVGPWGEVKTKPTQHSVARLREMGIQPDILVCRSKVPLSEEMKEKISLFCDVDKEAIIEALDTECIYEVPLKFEAEGLAKQVIKRLGLHNGEPQLAEWQRIVDILKHPKRRTTIAVVGKYVANGDAYISIGEAIKHGGIANETGVDVKWIDSEEIEGKGAEELLKDVDAVVVAGGFGARGTEGKIEAIRYVRENNVPFLGLCYGLQMAVIEYARHKCGLAEANTEEIDPECIHPVIHLLPEQKGVVSKGGTMRLGIYPCRIAEGTLAWKIYGDELVYERHRHRFEVNNAYRDQLAEAGMVFSGVSPDNRLVEIIELPDHPFFIATQFHPEFKSRPNRAHPLFAGLVKAALDCRRSSAASKEVRVGRS, from the coding sequence GTGATAAAATACATATTTGTGACGGGCGGCGTTGTTTCTTCCATCGGTAAGGGTATAACAGCGGCTTCGTTGGGTAGATTGCTGAAAAACCGCGGGTTCAAAGTGACCATGCAGAAAATTGATCCTTATATAAATGTTGACGCGGGTACAATGAACCCTTTTCAGCATGGCGAAGTCTTTGTTACTAACGACGGCGCGGAGACTGATTTGGATTTAGGGCATTATGAGCGGTTTGTAGACGTGGACCTAACACGTGAGTCAAATGTCACAACTGGCAGCATCTATAATGCGGTAATTCAAAAGGAGCGCCGAGGCGATTATCTTGGTGCCACTGTCCAAGTCATCCCCCATATTACCGACGAGATCAAGGAACGTATAAGGAATGCGCCGCTTGAGGCTGGTGCGGACGTGGCGGTTGTTGAATTAGGAGGCACGGTTGGTGACATTGAAGGTCAGCCTTTTCTAGAGGCAATCCGCCAGTTTAAAAAAGATGCCGGCCCTGAAAACGTCCTTTATATACATGTCACACTCATACCTTTTGTCGGGCCATGGGGCGAAGTCAAAACCAAGCCAACTCAACACAGCGTTGCCAGGCTGCGCGAAATGGGCATCCAGCCAGATATTCTAGTCTGCAGGTCGAAGGTGCCACTAAGTGAGGAGATGAAGGAAAAAATATCCCTGTTCTGTGATGTGGATAAGGAAGCGATCATTGAGGCACTAGACACAGAATGCATATACGAAGTGCCGCTCAAATTCGAGGCGGAAGGTTTGGCTAAACAGGTCATTAAAAGGCTTGGTCTTCATAATGGCGAACCGCAATTGGCTGAGTGGCAGAGAATTGTTGATATCCTCAAGCATCCAAAACGCCGAACCACAATAGCTGTTGTTGGCAAATATGTTGCCAACGGAGATGCATACATTAGCATAGGAGAAGCCATCAAACATGGTGGGATAGCCAACGAAACTGGTGTTGACGTAAAATGGATTGACTCCGAAGAAATTGAGGGCAAAGGTGCGGAAGAACTGCTAAAGGACGTGGATGCCGTGGTAGTAGCGGGTGGCTTTGGGGCTCGCGGCACGGAAGGCAAGATAGAAGCAATCCGCTACGTTCGCGAGAACAACGTGCCGTTCCTTGGTTTATGCTATGGTCTTCAGATGGCTGTCATCGAATATGCTAGACATAAATGTGGGCTCGCAGAGGCAAATACTGAGGAAATCGACCCAGAATGCATACATCCTGTAATTCATTTGCTTCCCGAACAAAAGGGGGTGGTAAGCAAGGGCGGCACAATGAGGCTGGGGATTTACCCTTGCCGAATTGCTGAGGGTACGCTTGCATGGAAGATTTATGGGGACGAGCTTGTTTATGAACGCCATAGGCATAGATTTGAGGTAAATAACGCATATCGCGACCAGTTGGCAGAGGCTGGAATGGTTTTCAGCGGAGTCTCGCCTGACAATCGGCTGGTTGAAATTATAGAGTTGCCAGACCATCCCTTCTTCATAGCCACGCAGTTCCACCCGGAGTTCAAATCCAGGCCAAATCGGGCACATCCTCTATTTGCAGGGCTGGTGAAAGCGGCGCTTGATTGCCGCAGGAGCAGTGCAGCTAGCAAGGAAGTGCGAGTCGGCAGGTCGTGA
- a CDS encoding lytic transglycosylase domain-containing protein — MQVFDSYRNAIKRFNPRLSPQQLDTITASILAFSEHYGIDPRLIVALILAESNFRTNATSPKGAMGLAQLMPGTARGLGVSNPYDPVQNIAGCIKLLRSHLDKHGDLSLALACYNAGAGAVKKYGGIPPYRETQNYVRKVTEIYRLLCGK, encoded by the coding sequence ATGCAGGTGTTTGACTCCTACCGCAATGCCATTAAGCGCTTTAATCCCCGGCTTAGTCCCCAACAGCTTGATACGATTACTGCCAGCATTCTAGCCTTCAGCGAGCATTATGGGATAGACCCAAGGCTGATTGTTGCCCTCATACTAGCCGAGTCGAACTTCCGGACGAACGCCACATCGCCAAAGGGAGCGATGGGACTTGCTCAGCTGATGCCCGGGACAGCGCGTGGCTTGGGAGTTTCAAACCCATACGACCCAGTTCAAAATATTGCTGGTTGTATCAAATTATTGCGCAGTCATCTTGACAAACACGGCGACCTCAGCCTTGCACTCGCTTGCTACAACGCTGGCGCGGGGGCGGTAAAGAAATATGGCGGTATTCCGCCTTACCGAGAAACCCAGAACTACGTGCGCAAGGTCACCGAAATCTACCGCCTATTGTGCGGCAAGTAA